The Penicillium oxalicum strain HP7-1 chromosome VI, whole genome shotgun sequence genome window below encodes:
- a CDS encoding Pyrroline-5-carboxylate reductase — protein MPGLQESKLAFIGGGNMASAIIGGLVNRGIDKQNIYVSEPWEVNRSKLATIGVRTTTDNTEAGGDADIVIIAVKPQVTKAVCEELGASWTQRKNLPVLVSIAAGITLSSLQEWSRTGDGRSAHVVRVMPNTPALVSEGASGAFASADVSASEKDLVNSLLSSVSKATEWVDREELLDVVTGLSGSGPAYFFALVEHLVTSAMSLGLTKEQATRLASQTCLGAGKMLVESSEEPGQLRKNVTSPNGTTYAALQAFEAEGLEQIVDKAVKAAACRAAELGNTLAK, from the exons ATGCCCGGCCTTCAGGAGAGTAAGCTTGCCTTCATCGGTGGAGGCAACATGGCCTCTGCCATCATCGGTGGTCTTGTGAATAGAGGCATCGACAAACAGAACATCTACGTGTCGGAGCCCTGGGAAGTCAACCGAAGCAAGCTCGCCACGATTGGTGTACGAACAACAACCGACAACACGGAAGCTGGTGGTGATGCAGATATTGTCATCATCGCAGTCAAGCCCCAGGTCACCAAGGCAGTGTGCGAGGAGTTGGGTGCATCATGGACCCAGCGCAAGAATCTCCCCGTCCTCGTCAGCATTGCAGCGGGCATTACCCTCAGCAGTCTGCAGGAGTGGTCGCGGACAGGTGACGGGCGATCTGCACACGTTGTGCGGGTGATGCCCAATACCCCTGCCCTGGTGAGCGAGGGCGCATCCGGCGCATTCGCGAGCGCAGATGTGTCTGCTTCCGAAAAGGACCTGGTCAACTCTCTACTCAGCAGTGTCAGCAAAGCCACCGAATGGGTTGACAGAGAAGAGCTTCTCGATGTCGTAACCGGTCTATCAG GCTCCGGCCCCGCCTATTTCTTTGCTCTTGTAGAACACCTTGTGACCAGTGCCATGTCTCTTGGCTTGACGAAAGAGCAGGCTACACGTCTCGCCTCTCAGACCTGTCTTGGCGCCGGAAAAATGCTTGTCGAGTCTTCCGAGGAGCCGGGCCAGTTGCGCAAGAATGTCACCAGCCCCAATGGCACTACATATGCTGCCCTTCAAGCTTTCGAAGCCGAGGGCCTTGAACAAATTGTGGACAAGGCAGTCAAAGCCGCCGCTTGTCGTGCTGCTGAGCTGGGCAATACTCTTGCCAAGTAG
- a CDS encoding putative FAD-binding protein, with protein sequence MPSTTTSFDVSSRRKSSLHEIPASSTSHPDNPIPEEPRGVRTLSVSELCFNGSPASRDSDSLDSDASNSPITPPSEAHDGVEYRLKSDSRPRRASTVLISQSTDDMRRVLESVGTGGTQKIQSLCCGGGCCRGRSLQTLDGPISGFNSIAAPTNAAFTSLQLNLDMLTMDSQLSEIAPLPEKTVSFKPAPSYATSIRLGPSDHPPQFVQPHPPYEVYRAPLHHARELTKDGAEKRTYHFDIDVTDYPAESGMVDFVVGGAIGVCPKNKDEEVEDIFNLLGVPRSMRDRKVCMMTASGRWPTIWGDEKPRELITSRREVLSWCSDIQSYAPTKALFRLLAEYTTEPNEKKILEYLSSAEGQGAFCDLRTSSHVSLSQLLHAFPSARPPLDHLLSVLNTLMPRFYSLSQDPMISCQFKGNECRRLVEVAVTVAESPDWRGGSRTGVSSGYLERLARQAIEAQARGEKHDLHIPMFRGLMANPLAKRFASDGPMLLIGAGVGVAPFRGFVQRRLQSANCANKVWVLQGVRDSLLDELYSGEWGVDEDKVRTVVQSRRGESRYVQEEVRHQADLVWYVINALDGRVFVCGSGKGMGEGVEAALVDVAMAKGNLNAREAELFWQRKKEAGQYIAETW encoded by the exons ATGCCTTCAACGACCACCAGCTTTGATGTTAGCTCTCGTCGAAAGAGTTCCTTACACGAGATCCCTGCATCGTCAACATCACACCCAGACAACCCAATTCCTGAAGAGCCTCGTGGTGTCCGTACGCTCTCGGTGTCTGAATTATGTTTCAACGGTTCACCGGCCTCTCGAGATAGTGACTCGCTCGACTCTGACGCTTCGAACTCTCCCATCACCCCGCCTAGTGAGGCTCACGATGGAGTTGAGTATAGGCTCAAGTCAGACAGTCGCCCTCGGCGAGCCTCGACTGTCTTGATCTCCCAGAGTACAGACGATATGCGACGTGTCTTAGAGAGTGTGGGCACCGGCGGCACGCAAAAGATCCAGTCTTTGTGCTGTGGAGGAGGCTGCTGTCGCGGACGTTCACTGCAGACGTTGGACGGCCCCATCTCAGGTTTCAATTCGATCGCAGCACCTACCAATGCCGCTTTCACTAGCTTGCAACTCAACCTGGATATGCTCACAATGGACAGCCAACTGAGCGAGATCGCTCCTCTCCCCGAGAAGACGGTTTCATTCAAGCCTGCTCCCTCGTATGCCACTTCCATCCGGCTGGGTCCTTCGGACCATCCACCTCAATTTGTGCAGCCGCATCCTCCATACGAAGTATACCGGGCTCCGCTTCACCATGCTCGTGAGTTGACCAAGGATGGTGCTGAGAAGCGGACGTATCATTTTGACATCGATGTCACTGATTATCCCGCTGAGAGTGGGATGGTTGATTTTGTTGTCGGTGGAGCAATTGGGGTCTGTCCCAAAAATAAGGATGAAGAGGTTGAGGATATCTTCAATTTATTGGGAGTCCCCCGATCGATGCGTGACCGAAAAGTGTGCATGATGACGGCGAGTGGTCGATGGCCGACCATATGGGGCGATGAAAAGCCTCGTGAGCTCATCACTTCTCGACGAGAAGTTCTTAGTTGGTGTTCCGATATCCAGAGCTACGCGCCTACGAAGGCTTTATTCCGCCTGCTAGCCGAGTATACGACCGAGCCTAACGAGAAGAAGATACTGGAATATCTGTCGTCTGCAGAGGGCCAAGGCGCATTTTGTGATCTTCGCACCAGTTCCCATGTCAGCCTTTCACAGCTTCTTCACGCATTTCCCTCTGCGCGGCCTCCTTTGGATCACCTTCTCTCGGTCTTGAATACGCTCATGCCTCGATTCTACTCTCTGTCTCAAGATCCCATGATTTCGTGCCAGTTCAAGGGTAATGAATGCCGCCGTTTGGTTGAGGTTGCAGTCACCGTTGCTGAGTCTCCGGACTGGCGAGGTGGGTCGCGTACCGGCGTGAGCTCCGGCTATCTAGAGCGGCTTGCGCGGCAGGCAATCGAGGCTCAGGCAAGGGGCGAGAAGCACGATCTTCACATCCCGATGTTCCGTGGTCTAATGGCCAATCCCCTGGCCAAGCGATTCGCTTCTGACGGCCCTATGCTGCTCATCGGCGCTGGAGTCGGTGTCGCTCCCTTCCGAGGTTTCGTTCAGCGTCGGTTGCAATCGGCCAATTGCGCCAACAAAGTATGGGTTCTTCAGGGCGTACGCGACTCTCTTCTGGACGAACTCTACAGTGGCGAGTGGGGTGTTGACGAAGACAAGGTTCGAACCGTAGTTCAGAGTCGTCGTGGCGAAAGTCGCTATGTCCAGGAGGAGGTACGCCACCAGGCCGATCTTGTTTGGTATGTGATCAACGCGCTTGACGGACGTGTGTTTGTGTGCGGTAGCGGGAAGGGTATGGGTGAAGGTGTAGAGGCTGCGCTTGTTGATGTCGCAATGGCGAAGGGCAATTTGAATGCGAGGGAGGCAGAGCTGTTTTGGCAGCGTAAGAAGGAGGCTGGGCAATATATCGCG GAAACTTGGTGA